The Candidatus Zixiibacteriota bacterium region ACCACATACGTGCGACACCGATGTCATCCCCGGCGGCGCCGCTCCGTGGTTGCCATGGCAGTCGTTACAGACCGGCGCACCCAGGTCGTTGCGTTCAAACAACGCCTTGCCATGAACCGAGGCCGTGTAGTTTTCAAACTGATCGGTCGGGATGTTATAACCGGCCATGTGCGTTGTGTCGGCGTGACAGTTGGCGCAGGTCTGTGGCAGGTTCAAAGGATGCGTATTGGAGTGTGGTGTACGTGCGTCGGCTATCTGGTGTGAGCCATGGCACGAAGCACAGTTGGCGGCCTTGTCATCTCTGTCATTGAACAAGCGCTGACCATGAATCGAAGTTTTGAATTTGGCCAACTGGTCGGTCGGTAGCGAGGGATTGTGCTCGTGCATGTAGTTGGCATCGCTGTGACAACGGGCGCAAAAGTCCGGCACTTCCAGATGGGTGGGCACGCCACGCCAGCCGCGCGACTCGCGAACGTCATCCATATCGTCAAGCGACCGATCGCCGCCGTGGCAATCGGCACAGCCGAGACCTTTCTGGAAGTGGATGTCGCGTGTAATCAGGTGCGACGGTCCGCTATCTTCGTCCTCAAAATCCTGGTGACAGGTGAGGCAGTTGTCATCCTGGGCTGTGACAAATGTGGGTGCGAGTATCAGCCCGAGGATTATTATGAACAGTTTTGTATTCATTTCATCCGCCTCCTATTCCAGTATGTATCCGAGCGCCGTCATGACAATCACGAAGGCCAGCACGAATATGCCGAAAGCCGTGAACAGTTTCGAGGGCTTTCCTTTGGCGGATTTTCGATTTAAGTAAGGCACCAGGGTCCATATCAGCCCACCAATGGTGAAGACGCCGATGCCGAACAGCTCACCCTCCATAAACCAGACGTGGGCCGGGAGCATTTTGAGCGCCTGGAAGGCAAACATGAAATACCACTCCGGTCTGATCACGGCCGGCGGTGGAGCAAAGGGATCAGCTTTGGCCCCCAGCGGCCAATGAATGGCGCCGATGCCATCCGGGAAAAGCACAGATAAAACGGCCAGGAGGTTTAGCACGATCAGCCAGACCAGCAAGTCACGAAGTATGAAGCTGGGGAAAAACTTCTGATACCGCTTTTGATCGGCCGGCATGTTCTCCCAGTGCAGAGGTTCGCTCATCCCCTGCCGCTGCAAGAAGAGCAGATGCCCCGACAAAACCAACGTGGTGATGCCGGGCAGGATGGCGACGTGTAATCCAAAGAACCGTCCGATGGTGGCGCCGGTAACTTCCTCGCCACCGCGCATGACAATCAAAATCTGTTTGCCGACCACCGGTATCGCGCCGGCCATGCCGGTACCTACTCGGGTGGCAAAGAACGACAGCTCGTTCCACGGAAGCAGGTAGCCTGAGAACCCGAACATCAATGACAGTCCCAGTAGCGCCATTCCCGACAGCCAGGTCATCTCACGCGGTCGGCGATAGGCCGAGGTGAAATAGACACT contains the following coding sequences:
- a CDS encoding cytochrome bc complex cytochrome b subunit, which encodes MTNPTDNNMGSQIYGWFDERFKLDSLVEYMRGKVVPVHSHSIFYYFGGISAFLFIVQVLTGILLLMYYRPGADSAYESVRFIISNVEFGWLIRSLHSWSANLMVLAVFIHMFSVYFTSAYRRPREMTWLSGMALLGLSLMFGFSGYLLPWNELSFFATRVGTGMAGAIPVVGKQILIVMRGGEEVTGATIGRFFGLHVAILPGITTLVLSGHLLFLQRQGMSEPLHWENMPADQKRYQKFFPSFILRDLLVWLIVLNLLAVLSVLFPDGIGAIHWPLGAKADPFAPPPAVIRPEWYFMFAFQALKMLPAHVWFMEGELFGIGVFTIGGLIWTLVPYLNRKSAKGKPSKLFTAFGIFVLAFVIVMTALGYILE
- a CDS encoding cytochrome c3 family protein — protein: MNTKLFIIILGLILAPTFVTAQDDNCLTCHQDFEDEDSGPSHLITRDIHFQKGLGCADCHGGDRSLDDMDDVRESRGWRGVPTHLEVPDFCARCHSDANYMHEHNPSLPTDQLAKFKTSIHGQRLFNDRDDKAANCASCHGSHQIADARTPHSNTHPLNLPQTCANCHADTTHMAGYNIPTDQFENYTASVHGKALFERNDLGAPVCNDCHGNHGAAPPGMTSVSHVCGNCHAIEAELFDASPHRAAFEENDFPMCETCHSNHLIEEPFDQMVGNREPSLCVNCHDEDDGTQGLAIAAAMSLAVEKLANAHNEARLALDDAITKGMMTTDEEFRFKEVQQTLIATRTQVHAFALDTILAMADEGYNKAMEVRANSGALIDEWSFRRQGLGLATLFITLVVVALWTYIRRLEE